The window AGGAGGAGAGCCGCGTGCCCATCCAGCTAGCTATCTTTAGTAGCACCGTAGCCTTGGGGGTGGTCATGGGTGCTTTTTACGACTTGTTTCGTACTTGGCACCTTTTAGCTCACCCCCGCCGGTGGCAAATCCACCTGGGGGACTTCATTTACTGGTTTATCACTACCTTAGGGGTCTTCTTTGGCTTGCTCTTGACTAACTGGGGGGAACTCCGGTTTTTTATGCTTCTTGGCCTAGCTTTGGGTGCAGGACTTTACTTCCGCTGGTTGAGCCGGTGGATGCTTGGGTTATTTACGGGGATAGCCCGTTTGATCCTAAGGATTCTAGCCATCCTTATACTGCCACTGCGTTGGCTTCGTTTCGTGGTCAGAACCCTCTTGAAAAATTTTTTCCCCACCTTAGCCCAAAAAGAAGGAATCCCTGAGACCATTGACGAATGATTTTATACACATTTTGTACAAGTTTTGTACACAGTTTGTGCATAAGCTGTGCATAAGCTTAGCCCTAAGGTTAGCCAACCCTTGCCGCTTGGGAGTAAGCTGTGAAGATCGAAATCCGGGGCGTAGAAAAACTTAGTTTCCGGGAGCGCCAGGTGGTAGCTTTAAAAGAAATGGGCCTTTCCCAAGAAAAGATTGCTGCCCAGTTGGGATTGAGCCCTGCCACAGTGGCTACCATTTACCACCGGGCTCGGACCAAGGGCTACGAAGTTGTCATCATACTGCCCGGGGAGACGCTGGGGATATTTGACGCCGGCGAGGGCGAAGGTGAAGGCCGAGGCGAAGGCGATAAGCAGAGTAGCTAAACGATGTAGGTTAGCAATCAGAGCTCATTGAGAGGGCTTAAGAGTAATTAGGGGGCGCGACAACCATGGCTTCTTTACCTTCACCAAGGGGACAAGCTCTCCTTCCCGAGGCGACTAGGCCTTTAGCTAACAGGCCTCTTTACCCGTCATCCCGTCGGAGGGCCAAGAGACGGTACCAGCTAAATTGGAAAAAGGCGTCCCTAGCTGCTATTGCCGTTTATGCCTTAATATCCTTTATTAGCGTGGGGTTGAAGATGAGCCAAGCCAACCGGGAAGTTGCCCGGCTCCAAGCTGAACACCAAGCGCTAGTTCAGCAGCGCCAGGAACTTGATCGGCAAATCCAAAAGCTCAACGATCCAGCTTACATAGAAAAGCTAGCTCGTGAACAGCTGGGACTAATTAAGCCAGGGGAAAAGGTAGTAATCTTTACGGAGCCGGGTAACCCCCTCCCTCTCAAGAAGGATAACCGTGCGGTTTACAAGGATTAGGTTGCCAGTCAGGGGCATTTAGCCAGTACGTGCCTGCTGACAGTATGTGCCTGCCGACTCCAGTTGCAGAGGGAAAACGATGGCAAGGCAGTTTATGAGCATTTAGCTAGCTAGCCGTCTTGGGTATACGGATGCTTGGAAGGCAATCAATGCCAGCCATGACGCCGATTTCTTAGTTGACAGGAGATGGGGCCTTACGTTAGAATATTCTCAGCGTAAGCGTACGTATTATCTAGGGGGAATTTTCTTCGTATGGCCATCGCGGTAGGCAGCATAGTGGAAGGAGTGGTAACCGGTATTACCAAGTTTGGAGCTTTCGTAGAACTTCCCGGGGGAGCCACAGGGTTGGTCCATATTTCTGAGGTAGCCAATACCTATGTCAAGGACGTTAAGGACTACCTGAAGGAAAATGATCGGGTTCGGGTCAAAGTGATCCATGTGGATGAAAAGGGGAAGATCGGGCTTTCCATTAAGCAGGCTGACCCCAACTACCAGCCGGGGAGGCCGCGGCGACGAGTGTCAGCTTCCTTCGAGGAGAAGCTGGCTCGTTTTTTGAAGGAGAGCGATGAGAGGCTCCAAGACCTGAAGCGTAGTACCGATTCTAAGCGAGGGGGGCGGGGAGCTCACCGAGCTTAGCAATCAAACCAAACGTCGAGGAAATAGATCGCGATCTTTGACCCTAGGCATTGCTGGTAGTCTCCAGAACCAGTAATTCTAGGGTTTTTTGATGTCTATTTTGAGCCTGGATGGCATATGATGGAAAGGTCAAGAAACCAAAGCTGGGTGAAAGCCAGTGTTCAATTATGGCTTCCCGATTCTCATCCTCATTCTTCTATTGGCCATTGTGGGAAGGTCACAAGTCATTGCTGTTGCTGCCGCCCTGCTTCTGCTAATTCAGGTGGCCCGGCTGGATCGGCTACTGCCACTTTTGGAGCGGCGGAGCCTGGAGATCGGTCTAGTATTTCTTACTATTGCTGTGCTTGCTCCTTTCGCATCGGGCAAAGTCCCCATGGACACCTGCCTTCGCTCCTTCCTTTCCATCCCCGGCCTAATTGCTATGGTCAGCGGCATTCTGGCTACCATTATGAACGGACAGGGCCTACACCTTTTGCAGGAGCAGCCCGGCATGATGGTTGGGTTGGTGGTTGGTTCCCTCGTGGGGGTACTATTCTTCGGTGGTATTCCCGTAGGCCCGTTGATGGCCGGGGGAATTGCCGCCCTGTTTACCTGGCTGGCCAATTTGAGAAGTTGAACGGTGTATATAACCCGGCCGACCGGAGATAATACAGATAAGTATAGCAACGGAGGTGTGCCGGTGTTCGTTGTCGGTCGAGTACCCCCGATAATTTTGCTACCGGAATGGCCTGAGCCCGGCAGCCCGCCCCACCCAACCACTGCGCCGCCGGAGTTTCCCAGCGAGCCCGAAATTCCTGAGCTGCCCCCTGAAGTCCGGGCGGCTTTTTCTTGTCTCCAGAGCAGGGATTTAGCCATCTGGGTGAGAATAACTAACCATGGGAATGGAGCCCTTTGCGGCCAAACTTCTTCAGGGGGTGGCGCAAATTGTCAACCGAACGAAAAAAGGTGACGGTTCCTGAGTTAAAGGAGATGAAAGCCAGGGGCGAGAAGATCGCAGAGCTCACCGCTTATGACTACTCAACCGCTTTGCTGGTAGACCGGGCCGGGGTTGATGTTATCCTGGTGGGCGATTCCTTGGCCATGACGGTTATGGGCTTAGATACTACTGTTCCTGTAACCATGGAGGAAATGCTTCACCATACTCGGGCAGTTACCAGAGCTGTAGAGCGGTGCTTGGTGGTAGGCGACCTTCCCTTTTTGTCTTACCAGGCCAGCCGGGAAGAAGCGGTTCGCAATGCTGGACGCTTTCTCAAGGAGGCCGGTGCTGACGCCGTCAAGCTGGAGGGGGGGCGGAATATGGTGGACACGGTAAAAGCTATCGTAGACGCTGGTATCCCGGTCCAGGCCCATATAGGCCTCACCCCTCAATATGTAGCCCAGCTTGGAGGTTTCAAGGTCCAAGGGAAGTCAGAGGAAGCAGCCCAAAAGTTGATTGAAGATGCCTTAGCCTTGGAGGCGGCTGGGGCTATGAGTATTGTCCTCGAGTGCGTACCAGGATCGGTGGCGGCGGTAATCACCAAGGAGCTGGCCATTCCTACCATTGGGATTGGTGCGGGTCCGGAATGCGATGGGCAAGTCTTGGTATATCATGACATGGTAGGTTTGTTTGAGCGCTTCGTGCCTAAGTTTGTAAAGCAA of the Clostridia bacterium genome contains:
- a CDS encoding spore cortex biosynthesis protein YabQ, producing MPIQLAIFSSTVALGVVMGAFYDLFRTWHLLAHPRRWQIHLGDFIYWFITTLGVFFGLLLTNWGELRFFMLLGLALGAGLYFRWLSRWMLGLFTGIARLILRILAILILPLRWLRFVVRTLLKNFFPTLAQKEGIPETIDE
- a CDS encoding sigma-70 family RNA polymerase sigma factor: MKIEIRGVEKLSFRERQVVALKEMGLSQEKIAAQLGLSPATVATIYHRARTKGYEVVIILPGETLGIFDAGEGEGEGRGEGDKQSS
- a CDS encoding septum formation initiator family protein — encoded protein: MASLPSPRGQALLPEATRPLANRPLYPSSRRRAKRRYQLNWKKASLAAIAVYALISFISVGLKMSQANREVARLQAEHQALVQQRQELDRQIQKLNDPAYIEKLAREQLGLIKPGEKVVIFTEPGNPLPLKKDNRAVYKD
- a CDS encoding S1 RNA-binding domain-containing protein codes for the protein MAIAVGSIVEGVVTGITKFGAFVELPGGATGLVHISEVANTYVKDVKDYLKENDRVRVKVIHVDEKGKIGLSIKQADPNYQPGRPRRRVSASFEEKLARFLKESDERLQDLKRSTDSKRGGRGAHRA
- a CDS encoding DUF441 domain-containing protein, encoding MLILILLLAIVGRSQVIAVAAALLLLIQVARLDRLLPLLERRSLEIGLVFLTIAVLAPFASGKVPMDTCLRSFLSIPGLIAMVSGILATIMNGQGLHLLQEQPGMMVGLVVGSLVGVLFFGGIPVGPLMAGGIAALFTWLANLRS
- the panB gene encoding 3-methyl-2-oxobutanoate hydroxymethyltransferase; protein product: MSTERKKVTVPELKEMKARGEKIAELTAYDYSTALLVDRAGVDVILVGDSLAMTVMGLDTTVPVTMEEMLHHTRAVTRAVERCLVVGDLPFLSYQASREEAVRNAGRFLKEAGADAVKLEGGRNMVDTVKAIVDAGIPVQAHIGLTPQYVAQLGGFKVQGKSEEAAQKLIEDALALEAAGAMSIVLECVPGSVAAVITKELAIPTIGIGAGPECDGQVLVYHDMVGLFERFVPKFVKQYANIKGEIMRAVGEYVKEVKEGAFPEEKHTFK